In Ostrinia nubilalis chromosome 12, ilOstNubi1.1, whole genome shotgun sequence, one DNA window encodes the following:
- the LOC135076672 gene encoding uncharacterized protein LOC135076672 — MNSQTGPSTSTATSSGVTELASVTVSSRIPEFWCDQPRLWFIQCEAILGPQKLSDEARFNLVVAKLGKEVIQQVSDILLKPPDTKKFDALKERLLKAYEESELRQFQKLLSGMELGDQKPSQLLRRMKDLAREKIPDETLRIMWQGHLPSSVRAVLAVSESQDLENLAAVADKIMETSRPLQVAEVNSTPLSDSG, encoded by the exons ATGAATTCGCAAACAGGACCATCAACCAGCACTGCCACCTCCAGCGGAGTTACCGAATTGGCATCAGTAACAGTCTCGTCGAGAATACCGGAATTTTGGTGCGACCAGCCGCGTCTGTGGTTTATACAATGTGAAGCCATTTTGGGACCACAAAAGTTGAGTGATGAGGCAAGATTCAACCTCGTCGTAGCCAAGCTCGGGAAAGAGGTTATCCAGCAAGTCAGTGACATATTATTGAAACCACCAGATACCAAAAAGTTCGACGCATTGAAAGAGCGTTTATTGAAGGCTTATGAAGAATCAGAGTTAAGACAGTTTCAAAAACTTTTGAGTGGTATGGAGTTAGGTGATCAGAAGCCTTCACAGCTTCTGCGCCGAATGAAAGATTTGGCCCGTGAAAAGATTCCTGACGAAACTCTTCGCATCATGTGGCAAGGACATTTGCCTTCTTCCGTCCGTGCCGTGCTAGCAGTGAGTGAGAGTCAAGACCTGGAGAACCTGGCAGCAGTTGCGGATAAAATTATGGAAACATCAAGACCTTTACAAGTGGCAGAAGTGAACTCAACACCTCTCAGTGACA Gtgggtaa
- the LOC135076673 gene encoding uncharacterized protein LOC135076673 → MRDRQQYVEYTGYTSEPYYTRSGVSQGSNLGPFEFIVMINDLPKVVRDAKCLLFADDLKLYLAIKDPEDSVKLQKDIDRVVAWSEENRLQFNTSKCVTISFTRAHNPTLNDYKVAGVTMTRVTEVRDLGVQLTSSLTFKDHVTKICKKAYRNLGFILRRSQGFKNIGAIVALYNALVRSHLECNSVVWSPHETKYSVMLERIQNKFIRYLYMRRYGVYPFYPLKYPTLFVLGMVGYNELRVRRELALSIYIFKLMRGKVSNLELLGHIRWSVPSRYVERRRRPRLLDTPRARTLLLREAPLTRAMRLINTLADRIDLFACSLNEFTIAALYVICYC, encoded by the coding sequence ATGAGGGATCGACAACAATACGTGGAGTACACTGGTTACACATCAGAACCATACTACACAAGGTCAGGCGTGAGTCAGGGTAGTAACCTTGGACCTTTTGAGTTCATCGTAATGATAAATGATCTGCCGAAGGTCGTGAGAGACGCCAAGTGTTTACTTTTCGCGGACGACCTGAAGCTGTATCTTGCGATCAAAGATCCTGAGGACAGTGTGAAGTTGCAGAAGGACATCGATAGAGTTGTGGCTTGGAGCGAGGAGAACAGGTTACAATTTAACACCTCCAAGTGTGTAACAATATCTTTCACACGCGCACACAATCCTACCCTGAATGATTATAAGGTAGCAGGGGTCACGATGACGAGGGTGACCGAAGTTAGGGATCTGGGTGTCCAGCTTACTTCGAGTTTGACATTCAAAGATCACGTCACCAAAATTTGCAAAAAAGCTTATCGCAATTTAGGCTTTATACTACGCAGATCTCAGGGGTTTAAGAACATCGGAGCCATCGTCGCACTTTATAACGCGTTAGTTAGAAGTCACCTCGAATGTAACTCGGTTGTTTGGTCACCACATGAAACCAAGTACAGCGTGATGCTCGAGCGGATTCAGAACAAATTTATAAGATATTTATATATGAGACGGTACGGGGTGTACCCATTTTACCCGTTGAAGTATCCCACCTTATTCGTTCTGGGCATGGTGGGGTATAACGAACTCAGGGTGAGGAGGGAACTCGCACTGTccatatatatttttaaattgatgcGAGGCAAGGTGAGTAACCTTGAGCTCCTGGGACACATACGGTGGAGCGTGCCCAGCCGCTACGTGGAGCGGAGGCGGCGGCCGCGGCTGCTGGACAcgccgcgcgcgcgcacgctccTGCTGCGGGAGGCACCGCTCACTCGCGCCATGCGCCTTATTAATACGTTAGCGGATCGAATTGATTTATTTGCTTGCTCTCTGAATGAGTTCACAATAGCTGCTCTATACGTGATTTGTTATTGTTAA